The Engystomops pustulosus chromosome 9, aEngPut4.maternal, whole genome shotgun sequence genome includes a window with the following:
- the ANAPC13 gene encoding anaphase-promoting complex subunit 13, translated as MDSEIQRDGRILDLVDDAWKEDKLPYEDVTIPLNELPEPEQDNGGVMESVKEQEMKWTDLALQYLHENIPLSGN; from the exons ATGGATAGCGAGATTCAGAGAGATGGACGCATTTTAGATTTAGTTGATGATGCTTGGAAAGAAGATAAATTGCCTTACGAAGATGTAACTATTCCACTG aatGAGCTTCCAGAGCCTGAACAGGATAATGGTGGAGTAATGGAGTCTGTCAAGGAGCAGGAAATGAAGTGGACAGATTTGGCACTGCAGTATCTGCATGAAAACATACCCTTATCTGGGAATTAA